The following is a genomic window from Penaeus chinensis breed Huanghai No. 1 chromosome 7, ASM1920278v2, whole genome shotgun sequence.
AATAGAAAATAGTTTTACTAGGTGATGGCATGGGCACAGTACTGTTAGTCTCTGTGTGGTTTTGGTATTTTAGGGCTTCGAACTCAAACCGGTATGTTGCATCTTGCTGTCTGCAGGATCATTTGTGGAGCAGCGTTGAAATAATGTATGTTTACTACACGTATGTCTGTGTTGATAGTGTAGGATTTCTAGCTTATGCGacaatacgtgtatgtatatattgtgtgtatgtgaatatgatatgtatatacatacatatatacatatgtgtgtgtgtgtggtatttctTTATTCAGTCTTGGatgtagaaaataaatattttcttttctgtccttttttttttgttttgttttgtttgtttttttttcattttatcagaTTTGTATTTAAAGTTTAGATCTTGCAAATCAGATTTATAGTTTGTTCAATAACTAATCATAGTTATGTTTTTAGAGGTTATTGTatatgttttactttattttagtaaTTTCGATTTAGGTAATCTTTACCTTTATTTGggaagatatttttattttattttttgtagttaGGCCTATTTTTTGGCGTggtcaaaagaagaaagaaaacaacatgtATTTCAGCATAAAATTATATTAGTATTTTAcacgtatattatacacactttaTAACATTTAAAATTTTTGGTAAATAAATAACGACTTCAATTAACAATATTCCACAAATTTAATCTTCTGACAACCTTTTTATTCACTTATATCCATGAAGGAACATTTATGACGTCACTCGCTCATAAACCAATAGGAGACCGTCATCAGATGACGTCACAGAGTACAAGACACCACAAATGGAGTGAACAGTGAACACACATGGCAAATGTAGTAGTCTAAAATCACGTCAGCATTTTATCACTTTCCATTGATCAAATTACATGCCTACATATGAACATTGAACATTGATTGTCCAATTAAGACTATTGCAAACTGTAAGTGAGATTTTGAAGGTATGAACATGTAAATGGCATTAGCTGCGAATGGCGCGGGATGCGAGAAATGGTTGTCTCAACATGTGCTGAAAATTTTTTCAcatatctttacaatacacaaTTATAAAATCTCATTAATACAaccgtttttttttataattattattaatatatttttttttaaatgctgagAGATGATGAATATACACGTGGGAGTTTCCTTTCCAGCACAAAACAACAACGTACAGTAGTATTTATAGAGACCTTAATAAAAAGTATTTCACATTTCATGGACTTGTTTCTCTCGAACATTCTCTCTATACACCGACAGAAATTTGTACACAGAATCAAGAACTCACAGGCAAATAGAGTCATAAGGCGATTTTGTACCGTTAAGTCCAAAGTCTGGCAACGAGCGGAGGATTTTCGCCTATAACGGCAGTCACAGtttattcttttttaatataCAGTCACCGGTtttgttatcttatatatatatatatatatatatgtattatttatattatatatattatatatatacatacatacatatatacacattaatatatatatatatatatatatatatatatattcatgtatatatatacatatagatatatgtatatacatatatttacaagtatatatatatatatatgtaattattttattttctgccaCACAACTTTGGAAATGGCGTTACACCGCAGAACCCCAAAGTCGGGCCACGAGTAGACTgactttttgttattgatattatttttcatgtattcatatatttatttacttatgttgttttttttaattaagtatAAAAAGGGTCATTTAATGAAGACGATATTCAAAAAATGATTTGTGCGTAATTGTTCAACTAATTGTGGGGACTTGAGGAGGGAGCAAATGGCTTGAGATATCTATTCATGTCGTTTTGTCGGaaacggtttatatatatatatatattaaagggttTTTATCTTATACCCCTATAAAGTCTCATGTCATTGATGTatgtcttataaatatataaatagtcacgtgtgtgtatgtatgtaagagcgTGTGTTTTTgactatatgtgcgtgtgtgtgtgtgtgtgtgtgtgtgtgtgtgtgtgtgtgtgtgtacgtgtgtctgtatgtatatcggcgtatgtgtgagtgcgcatgTATAAAaaccacacacgcgcacgcacacattcacacgtagGTACAGAgagtgaactaaaaaaaaaaaaaaattaggcaggaggtgagagaggacagTCCCCACGTCGCCACGCTCGCCACGGCTCCAGCTCGTCACCAACTTTGACCCGCCGTGACAGTATCTTGTCTCGGCGGTATTAAGAGCTACCCAGGGGGGTGGGGGACAGTCGTGatgcaggggaagagagagagagagagagagagagggagagagagagagagagggagagagagagagagagagagagagagagagagagagagagagagagagagggagggagggagggaaagagggagaaagagagagagagagagagtctgatccAGAGTCTTATCGTATTTAGAgaaacgttttatttttatttttttttaccagtggCGAGGACAGTTTACCCGAGGGAGAAACGGTCTGCttatgaaggaaagagggagagaaagtgagagacacagTAAGAGAGTGGGAAAAGGCAATCAGTTCcaggactcttttttttttcaatattctctTATTTCCGGACGTAAAATTCacgtagaaaaatataaataaaagtcgACAGCTACAGATCACAATAATCAACATAAATCACAATCTAACATCACATGGCATTCCAAATATTAGAAAACAACAAGTGAGGAGCACAGCCTGATCAGTGACGTCACAGCCTGATCAAGTGACGTCACAGCTTGACCAGCGGCGCCACAGACTGAATGATCTATGGCGCCAAAACATGATCAATGACGTCATAACGTGATCAGAGACGCCATAGCCTGATCAGTGACGTCACAGCCTGATCAGTGACGTCACAGCTTGATCAGTGACGCCACTTCTTGATCAGCAAACGTCACTGTCTGATCATCGACGCCGCTGCTCGGTCAGAGTTGTCACAGTCAGCCACACCAACGTTACCAGCAGTGACATCGCCGACAAGCTAGAGACGTCATGGTCTCAACAGTGACGCCAAAGCCCGTAACATCCGTGGGAGGACTGTTGGCATGACCACAAGCTCCGGGAATGGTGGCACTGGCACTGTACAAGGTCAGGTATGGCACGGCAAAATTTGACACTGATGATGGCACAGGGACACAAGACGCCAGTGCTAGGCTGCGCAAGGCGATGCTCAGTTATGAGACCAAAATAAAGAACTGACTTAGTGGCgtagatcatgacactgctgcgCGACCTATCTTTGATACACTTCACCAGTCACTGCCACACTTCTGAGGTCACGGCCGCACACACTGCAGAGGTCACGGCCGGTCACTGCCACACttcaacatataaaaatattggtGACGGCGAGGCCTTATCACAGGTTCCCGCCCGGCGGTGGCGCGGCGCCCCCGAGGTTACCGTAGTTATGGGTTAATGGTAAGAGTTAATAATGGGCgcggtgagagagaagaggctgCCGCTGCCGTCTGCCGCCCAGCGCAGGGAATCGCAGTGTCTGGCCCCGCCCATAAAGCTTAGTTAAAGCTTGTAAAAAATGTCTTAATGGAGTAGGAGAGCTTAGGAAGAGCTCCGGGGGCGGTGGGGGGCCTACACCGTCGTCACCACCACCCCGCCGGCGCCAACAACTCCCGACGACACCagctgctgttggtgctgcccagtctgttgttgctgctgctgctgttgctggccGGGGGTCTGCTGTAGGTGGGCTtggggctgctgctgctgctgcgtgCTGGTGCCCGCCGCAGAGAGGGACACTCCGCTCGTGGTCGTGGCTGGGGCGGTCGGGGCCGTCGCGCTCGGGGAGCTGCCACTAACCTTTTTGAGCTTCTGTTTAAGGTGAACTTTCGcgtgtcttttcttttcgtcgGATCGCGCGAACTTTCTGGAACAGACATCACAAGAAAACGGCTTCTCGCCGGTGTGCGTGCGAATGTGCGTGGTGAGGTGGTCCGAGCGGGAGAACGACCGCATGCAGATCCGGCACTGGAAGGGCTTCTGGCCCGTGTGGATTCGGATGTGCCGCGTCAGCTCGTCCGACCGGGAAAACCGTCTGTCGCAGTTCTCGACGGGGCACGCGTAGGGGCGCTCGTGCACCGGCGTTTTACTCGGTCTATTGGGGTACTTCCGCGGTTTGACCGGGAGCAGCTTGAGGGGGAGCGGGCTCTGTTGGTACACCTGGGAGAGAATTTCATGTCCTTTACTCGTGGACTGGTTGTACTCGGCCAGGTTAGCGGAGTCCTGGTACAGCGGCTCCTGTTTGGGCACGACCACTCCTGACACGCCCGACGGACCCGCTACTGGTTCCCCGAGGCTGCCCGTCACGCCGTAAGTCACCTCCGCGGTAAAGCCCGAGTACTGGAACTTGTTGCCCACGCCGCCCACATTGCCCACCATGCCTCGGCTGAAGTGAACGTGCGCCACTCCTGCTTGGCCGACGTTGGctaactgctgctgctgttgctgctgctgctgctgctgctgctgttgctgttgctgttgctgctgctgttgctgctgctgttgttgctgctgctgttgttgctgctgctgctgtggttgCGGCTGTGGTTGTTGCTGAGGTTGCTGTGGTTGTGGTTGCTGTTGCTgaggttgctgttgttgtggttgctgttgcGGCGTGGATGGGATTGGTAGTTgcggctgctgctgttgctgtagcTGCGCGCctgtgagggaggaggtggtgacgACGGGGGCCGAGGAACACGTGGAGTAGGTGGGAGGCTGTTTGAGCGCCCCGGCTTGTGTGTCGAAGGGCAGGAGGAGGTCTGTGGTGGAGAGTGTGAGGGCCGGCAGGCGATCGTCGTAACCGCCGGTGGGGAAGCCCCCAGACACTGAGGCGGCG
Proteins encoded in this region:
- the LOC125027103 gene encoding early growth response protein 1-like isoform X1: MIMDGIDPISATTMADSSAVSFSLMGFDALVKNSDCIPSPLPTASIFDRSTEDCLNTPVTVTEMPSFFGPTEPLPDPPTMTASVGSAEEQRSSASEGDPASPASLHPSQPQDPQHLHPTPTSTPLQQEAVKQEVQEVAGSPSAASPGVAGSPCGSPDAAMFPHQAAAAAGGGAQSSDSQKLQYRGSFTTAPPAASLAGPQVTTPSPTALNAWIFPNSPFLGFLHQPAGGSQQVLPDPAASVSGGFPTGGYDDRLPALTLSTTDLLLPFDTQAGALKQPPTYSTCSSAPVVTTSSLTGAQLQQQQQPQLPIPSTPQQQPQQQQPQQQQPQPQQPQQQPQPQPQQQQQQQQQQQQQQQQQQQQQQQQQQQQQQQQQQQQLANVGQAGVAHVHFSRGMVGNVGGVGNKFQYSGFTAEVTYGVTGSLGEPVAGPSGVSGVVVPKQEPLYQDSANLAEYNQSTSKGHEILSQVYQQSPLPLKLLPVKPRKYPNRPSKTPVHERPYACPVENCDRRFSRSDELTRHIRIHTGQKPFQCRICMRSFSRSDHLTTHIRTHTGEKPFSCDVCSRKFARSDEKKRHAKVHLKQKLKKVSGSSPSATAPTAPATTTSGVSLSAAGTSTQQQQQPQAHLQQTPGQQQQQQQQQTGQHQQQLVSSGVVGAGGVVVTTV
- the LOC125027103 gene encoding early growth response protein 1-like isoform X2 yields the protein MSHQEPASVGSAEEQRSSASEGDPASPASLHPSQPQDPQHLHPTPTSTPLQQEAVKQEVQEVAGSPSAASPGVAGSPCGSPDAAMFPHQAAAAAGGGAQSSDSQKLQYRGSFTTAPPAASLAGPQVTTPSPTALNAWIFPNSPFLGFLHQPAGGSQQVLPDPAASVSGGFPTGGYDDRLPALTLSTTDLLLPFDTQAGALKQPPTYSTCSSAPVVTTSSLTGAQLQQQQQPQLPIPSTPQQQPQQQQPQQQQPQPQQPQQQPQPQPQQQQQQQQQQQQQQQQQQQQQQQQQQQQQQQQQQQQLANVGQAGVAHVHFSRGMVGNVGGVGNKFQYSGFTAEVTYGVTGSLGEPVAGPSGVSGVVVPKQEPLYQDSANLAEYNQSTSKGHEILSQVYQQSPLPLKLLPVKPRKYPNRPSKTPVHERPYACPVENCDRRFSRSDELTRHIRIHTGQKPFQCRICMRSFSRSDHLTTHIRTHTGEKPFSCDVCSRKFARSDEKKRHAKVHLKQKLKKVSGSSPSATAPTAPATTTSGVSLSAAGTSTQQQQQPQAHLQQTPGQQQQQQQQQTGQHQQQLVSSGVVGAGGVVVTTV